The Ochrobactrum sp. BTU1 genome includes a region encoding these proteins:
- a CDS encoding MFS transporter, with the protein MNQGSFVGASPPRCIDEHSAEGNGIQLGLAWSFEVNMSTQLLAMVLAPLLGLFIVSIGNGFLSSLTTLRLDAAGETATVVGIVSSAYFIGLTLGALFHDRLIVRIGHIRAYSSFASLIAVSVLLQGLYFDTWFWFFLRLLYGWAAIGVFLVIESWLLLASDEKMRGRILALYMIALYGSGMMGQAGLGVIDSWGTVAPFMAAGMLASLSVLPIVILPKVTPVVEKIEPLKPFELLRMTPSGVIGCFGSGIAIAAIYALLPLYLQRIGLNVSDVGTMMASVIFGAMVLQYPVGRWSDRQDRRIVLIILSITCVVLAGAIIAMSPSSPMLIYIFFLLGGGIFAIYPVAVSYSADSTSADALVRMIQGLLLINSLGSAISPLIISPIMAAVGPSGLFWALGILNVLMAGFFTWRRGARPESIPAAPFAPATPFSPIGAELRVTDEMIQGAIENDKNDTNHVILPNTG; encoded by the coding sequence ATGAATCAGGGTTCTTTCGTCGGAGCATCACCTCCAAGGTGCATTGATGAACACTCGGCAGAGGGCAATGGGATACAACTCGGGCTTGCCTGGTCTTTTGAGGTCAATATGTCTACGCAATTGCTGGCAATGGTGCTGGCGCCGCTTCTGGGACTGTTTATTGTCAGTATTGGGAACGGATTCCTGTCATCACTGACCACATTGCGTCTAGACGCGGCGGGTGAGACTGCAACGGTTGTTGGGATCGTTTCCTCCGCATATTTTATTGGATTAACGCTAGGTGCATTATTTCACGATCGTCTGATTGTGAGAATTGGCCATATTCGTGCCTATAGCAGTTTCGCATCGCTTATAGCCGTAAGTGTGCTGCTTCAGGGCCTATATTTTGACACGTGGTTCTGGTTTTTTCTTCGATTACTATATGGATGGGCTGCTATCGGGGTATTTCTCGTCATCGAGAGTTGGCTACTGCTCGCTTCGGACGAAAAGATGCGCGGAAGGATTCTCGCTCTATATATGATTGCGCTATACGGGTCTGGGATGATGGGGCAGGCTGGCCTCGGCGTTATTGATTCCTGGGGAACTGTTGCGCCTTTCATGGCAGCTGGAATGTTAGCTTCCTTGTCGGTCTTGCCAATAGTCATACTTCCAAAAGTAACTCCGGTCGTTGAGAAGATAGAACCGCTCAAGCCCTTTGAATTGTTGCGTATGACACCCAGCGGGGTCATTGGCTGCTTCGGATCTGGTATTGCTATTGCTGCAATCTATGCGCTGCTACCGCTTTATCTCCAACGTATTGGACTGAATGTGAGCGATGTCGGCACGATGATGGCAAGCGTGATCTTCGGTGCCATGGTTCTGCAGTACCCCGTTGGTCGATGGTCCGACAGACAAGACCGGCGTATCGTTTTGATAATTCTAAGCATCACTTGTGTTGTTCTCGCCGGCGCAATAATTGCGATGTCACCAAGTTCACCAATGCTTATCTACATTTTCTTTCTGCTCGGTGGTGGTATCTTTGCAATTTACCCGGTGGCGGTGAGTTATTCTGCAGACAGCACTTCGGCCGACGCGCTTGTCCGGATGATTCAAGGGTTGTTACTGATTAACTCCCTCGGTTCTGCGATCAGTCCACTGATTATTTCTCCCATCATGGCTGCAGTCGGACCTTCTGGTTTGTTCTGGGCGCTCGGTATTCTAAATGTTTTGATGGCAGGGTTCTTCACGTGGAGACGAGGCGCCAGGCCGGAATCAATCCCTGCCGCACCATTTGCTCCAGCGACACCTTTCTCCCCAATCGGAGCGGAACTGCGTGTTACAGATGAAATGATACAAGGTGCAATTGAAAACGATAAGAATGACACAAATCATGTGATACTACCGAACACAGGGTGA
- a CDS encoding YdcF family protein, with protein sequence MIDAGILMSMGLFNFGVTLPAFLGLILVLLSLQWGRITGWFSRSRFRRFCWRALLAAFFLWLASLLGYFFLIHKELQQPTANLPSANSILVLGSGTPNCAASPTLQSRLNKALELASNWPTSRIIVSGGVDFGLRCSEASVMADFLAAKGFSTNRIMLEERSTSTDENLRFSANILSANGISLDDTIALVTSDFHVARAMRIARKAGFTSIQGIPAPTPLYLRYNAWLREYFANISGFLLGEY encoded by the coding sequence ATGATTGACGCCGGAATCCTTATGTCGATGGGTTTGTTTAATTTCGGCGTAACCTTGCCTGCATTTCTGGGGCTGATCCTGGTGCTTCTTTCTTTGCAATGGGGTCGCATAACGGGATGGTTCAGTAGATCTCGCTTTCGTCGATTTTGTTGGCGAGCCCTTCTTGCGGCATTCTTCCTGTGGTTAGCATCGTTGCTGGGATATTTTTTTCTTATTCACAAAGAACTACAACAACCGACCGCCAATCTGCCATCCGCTAACTCTATTTTGGTACTGGGTTCTGGGACGCCTAACTGTGCGGCATCTCCTACCCTTCAATCACGACTGAACAAAGCACTTGAACTTGCCTCGAATTGGCCGACTAGTCGCATCATAGTTAGCGGTGGAGTTGACTTCGGACTTCGCTGTTCGGAAGCATCCGTAATGGCAGACTTCTTGGCGGCCAAAGGATTTTCAACGAATCGCATCATGCTTGAGGAGCGCAGCACCAGTACGGATGAAAATCTCCGCTTCAGTGCCAATATCCTAAGCGCCAATGGGATCAGTCTTGATGATACGATTGCGCTTGTCACCAGTGACTTTCATGTGGCGAGGGCGATGCGTATTGCACGCAAGGCGGGCTTCACTTCGATCCAAGGGATACCTGCGCCAACGCCGCTTTATTTGCGCTACAACGCTTGGCTGCGTGAATATTTCGCGAATATAAGCGGATTTTTGTTGGGAGAATACTAG
- a CDS encoding beta-ketoacyl-ACP synthase III yields MLTPSSRMAGFGHSVPSRIVRNSEIEAQLSLESGWIERRTGIKSRYWANESDTLTNLATKAGEMALDCAQISRSEIALTLLATSTPDHLLPPSAPLLALRLGLTHSGAIDLTGACSGFLYALKLADGFVRTSGQAVLIVAANILSRRTNPLDRSTRILFADGAGAVVLLPCSDKEVGLKAAALLSDGSGYDLIQIPAGGSNRPFDPRHSKDEQFISMRDGREVFSRAVSLMTQVTRKVMDQTALSSAQIDYLIPHQANLRLCNALRTSIGVLEDRMDRSIEHYGNTSAATIPLALSVRYQQRQFRSGEKLMMTAAGAGLCAAAVLFVI; encoded by the coding sequence ATGCTCACCCCATCTTCACGCATGGCCGGCTTTGGTCACTCCGTCCCGTCTCGGATTGTAAGAAATTCCGAGATCGAGGCGCAGCTTAGCCTGGAATCTGGATGGATAGAACGCCGAACGGGTATTAAATCACGCTATTGGGCGAATGAAAGTGACACACTAACCAACCTTGCAACGAAGGCGGGAGAAATGGCGCTTGATTGCGCTCAAATCTCACGTTCTGAAATTGCGTTGACTCTTCTTGCAACCTCTACGCCAGACCATCTCTTGCCGCCCTCCGCGCCCCTGCTCGCTCTTCGTCTTGGACTGACGCATTCGGGCGCTATTGATCTTACAGGAGCATGCTCAGGTTTTCTTTATGCCCTTAAGCTAGCGGACGGGTTCGTTCGAACTAGTGGCCAGGCTGTATTGATTGTTGCGGCGAATATCCTTAGTCGTCGCACAAACCCGCTTGACCGATCAACAAGAATACTGTTCGCGGACGGAGCAGGAGCTGTAGTTCTCCTTCCTTGTTCGGACAAGGAAGTAGGCCTCAAGGCTGCAGCTTTGTTGTCCGATGGAAGTGGATATGACCTAATCCAAATTCCTGCCGGCGGCAGCAATCGTCCATTTGATCCGAGACATTCAAAGGATGAACAGTTTATATCTATGCGGGATGGTCGTGAGGTCTTTTCAAGGGCGGTGTCGCTAATGACACAGGTCACTCGTAAAGTCATGGACCAGACTGCGCTTTCGTCAGCGCAGATAGATTATCTTATTCCTCACCAGGCTAATTTGCGCCTATGCAACGCCCTTCGCACGAGCATTGGAGTGCTGGAGGACAGAATGGATAGAAGCATCGAGCATTACGGAAATACATCCGCTGCAACGATACCGCTCGCGCTTTCTGTCAGGTATCAGCAACGTCAGTTCAGGTCGGGTGAGAAATTGATGATGACTGCAGCAGGCGCAGGTTTGTGCGCGGCGGCTGTATTATTTGTGATTTGA
- a CDS encoding 8-amino-7-oxononanoate synthase yields the protein MAMFKDYTATLHQLESKGRLRRLVPSAGVDFTSNDFLGFANSQRLKSAAKSAVERGVPIGSGGSRLLRGNHPEHEALESEAASFFGAQKALYFANGYLANFALFSNLPSRSDLIVFDTLLHASARDGIVASKARSVAVLHNDVNHFEAVVRNWREQGGKGRPWIAVESLYSMDGDKAPLAELADVAARHNGLLVIDEAHATAVLGDGGKGLASCLGSQENFIILHACGKALGISGALVTGPEVLISCLINRARPFIYSTAPSPLIAALVREALCMVSEEPERRQSLERLVAFAGDEISRLLDISPEGTHIQPILLGSSSRANTVAYALQRNGFDIRAIRPPTVPNGTARLRLSITLNVNEQRIAEMLTCLARTLEETPV from the coding sequence ATGGCCATGTTCAAGGACTACACAGCTACCTTGCATCAACTGGAGAGCAAAGGACGACTTCGGCGGCTTGTTCCATCCGCTGGCGTTGATTTTACCTCCAATGACTTTCTCGGCTTTGCTAATTCTCAGCGATTAAAGTCTGCTGCCAAAAGCGCAGTCGAAAGAGGAGTGCCAATTGGTTCAGGTGGATCCCGTCTTTTGCGCGGTAATCATCCCGAACACGAGGCACTCGAAAGTGAAGCAGCATCATTCTTCGGCGCACAAAAGGCTCTCTACTTTGCAAACGGTTACCTCGCTAACTTTGCGCTATTTTCGAACTTACCGTCCCGAAGTGATCTGATCGTCTTTGACACGCTTCTCCATGCTAGCGCACGAGATGGCATTGTCGCCAGCAAGGCGCGATCTGTTGCTGTTTTACACAATGACGTCAATCATTTCGAAGCTGTAGTTCGTAATTGGCGTGAACAGGGTGGGAAAGGAAGGCCTTGGATCGCCGTTGAAAGCCTTTATTCGATGGATGGCGATAAAGCACCACTCGCTGAACTGGCCGACGTTGCGGCGAGACATAACGGCCTCCTTGTCATTGATGAGGCGCATGCAACTGCTGTGCTAGGTGATGGCGGCAAGGGACTCGCTTCGTGCTTAGGTTCGCAAGAAAACTTTATAATTTTGCACGCTTGTGGGAAAGCTCTTGGTATCTCAGGTGCGCTAGTTACGGGGCCAGAGGTCTTGATAAGTTGTCTAATCAACCGCGCGCGCCCTTTCATTTACTCCACTGCTCCTTCACCGTTGATCGCTGCATTAGTTCGCGAAGCTCTTTGCATGGTCAGTGAAGAACCGGAAAGGCGGCAATCACTCGAACGGCTTGTCGCCTTCGCTGGCGATGAAATTTCGAGATTGCTTGATATCTCGCCTGAAGGCACTCACATTCAGCCCATTTTGCTTGGCAGCAGTTCCCGCGCTAACACAGTTGCGTATGCCCTGCAGCGAAATGGTTTTGACATCCGCGCTATACGCCCCCCGACAGTACCAAACGGGACCGCTCGGCTTCGTCTTTCTATTACACTCAATGTCAACGAACAGCGCATCGCCGAAATGCTCACCTGTCTCGCAAGGACCCTGGAGGAAACACCGGTATGA
- the bioD gene encoding dethiobiotin synthase: MTYRLVITGTDTGVGKTIFSAALTSALKGYYWKPVQSGLADETDTETVARLCDLPPKHFLREAYRLRIPASPHYSAMHEGVEIIAEVLLPPSEIDALIIEGAGGLLVPLSKKLLFVDLFAEWQLPVVICARTSLGTINHTLLSIEALRQRNIPICGVAFIGDENKNTQNIIAEIGKIRILGRLPFLPNLTKETLRDAFNRNFDIMTFKDASS; this comes from the coding sequence ATGACATATCGTCTTGTCATCACAGGAACCGACACTGGCGTCGGCAAAACCATCTTCTCCGCGGCGCTGACTTCGGCATTGAAAGGATATTATTGGAAACCTGTTCAATCTGGTCTTGCGGACGAAACGGACACTGAAACAGTCGCGCGGCTGTGTGATCTACCCCCTAAGCACTTCCTCAGGGAGGCCTATCGACTACGCATTCCAGCGTCGCCCCATTATTCGGCAATGCACGAAGGCGTGGAAATCATCGCTGAGGTTCTTCTGCCGCCATCCGAGATTGATGCGCTGATCATTGAAGGCGCAGGCGGTCTACTGGTCCCTCTTTCAAAGAAACTTCTCTTTGTTGACCTGTTCGCCGAATGGCAACTTCCTGTTGTGATCTGCGCGCGTACCTCGCTTGGTACCATCAATCATACTCTTCTCTCAATCGAAGCACTGCGTCAGCGCAATATACCTATTTGCGGCGTAGCGTTTATTGGCGATGAGAATAAGAACACACAAAACATAATCGCTGAAATTGGGAAAATAAGGATATTGGGCCGATTACCGTTTTTACCAAACTTGACCAAAGAAACCTTACGGGATGCTTTCAACCGGAATTTTGATATCATGACGTTTAAGGATGCCAGTTCGTGA
- the bioB gene encoding biotin synthase BioB: MSEIVENDVFLPGFAGNRPLLTQEAAYIIYKKPFFDLIFEAQRVHRENFDPNVVQTCQLMSIKTGGCPEDCGYCSQSMHNPTGLKASKLLQVERVIAEAKKAKAAGATRYCMGAAWRSPKDRDMAAIMAMIKGVRALGIETCMTLGMLRLDQAQALAAAGLDYYNHNIDTSESFYSEIITTRKFDDRLNTLHNVRAAGINVCSGGILGMGETIEDRISMLLTLANLPTPPESVPINQLIPIPGSKLQGAQMVDPIDFVRTIALARILMPKSYLRLSAGRNAMSDEMQALCSFAGANSIFIGETLLTAGNPGEDHDAVLFRRLGITTATTANLN; the protein is encoded by the coding sequence ATGTCTGAGATCGTCGAAAATGATGTCTTTCTTCCTGGTTTTGCGGGCAATAGGCCGCTTCTGACACAGGAGGCCGCATATATTATCTATAAAAAGCCTTTTTTCGATCTCATTTTTGAAGCTCAAAGGGTTCATCGCGAGAATTTTGATCCGAATGTCGTTCAAACGTGCCAATTGATGTCGATAAAAACTGGAGGCTGTCCTGAGGACTGCGGATACTGCAGCCAGTCGATGCACAATCCAACTGGCCTGAAAGCATCCAAGCTTCTTCAAGTCGAGAGGGTCATCGCTGAAGCAAAGAAGGCGAAAGCTGCCGGTGCAACGCGTTACTGCATGGGCGCTGCGTGGCGAAGTCCTAAAGACAGAGACATGGCAGCGATAATGGCCATGATTAAGGGCGTGCGGGCGCTCGGGATAGAAACATGTATGACGCTCGGCATGTTGAGACTCGACCAGGCACAAGCTCTGGCCGCCGCTGGGCTCGATTACTACAATCACAACATTGATACTTCCGAGAGTTTCTACAGTGAAATTATTACCACGCGGAAATTTGATGACAGGCTAAATACACTGCATAATGTACGGGCGGCCGGAATCAACGTTTGTTCGGGCGGCATTTTGGGAATGGGAGAGACCATAGAAGACCGGATTTCTATGCTTCTCACGCTGGCCAATCTGCCTACTCCGCCTGAGAGTGTCCCGATTAATCAGCTAATCCCCATCCCTGGTTCGAAATTGCAGGGCGCCCAGATGGTCGATCCCATCGATTTTGTTCGAACGATTGCCCTCGCACGGATTTTGATGCCAAAATCCTATTTAAGGCTCTCTGCAGGCCGAAATGCGATGAGCGATGAAATGCAAGCTCTGTGCTCTTTTGCTGGAGCCAATTCTATTTTCATCGGGGAGACGTTGCTAACAGCAGGAAACCCCGGGGAGGATCATGACGCAGTTCTTTTCCGCCGCCTTGGGATTACGACTGCAACCACGGCGAATCTGAACTGA
- a CDS encoding adenosylmethionine--8-amino-7-oxononanoate transaminase codes for MTHSPTWYPFTQHALDLPFKTIKTTEGAYLFDEDGNRIFDAISSWWVTTHGHRHPRIMAAIRHACENIDQIIFSEFTHAPAENLAKKLLAFAPSGLGKVFYSDSGSTAVEVAIKMALGAFYNRGIARNRIVVMEHSYHGDTIGTMSVGERGVFNAPFTPLLFNVDRIPFPQIGSAEKCIDAFEACCRRGNVAALLVEPLVLGAGGMKFYSASVLSELKNVANRYGCLFIADEVMTGWGRTGTPFACCQAGITPDILCTSKGLTGGSLPLAATLCTEEIFSAHFSSDRRKTFFHSSSYTANPIACAAALANLDIWSDEPVAARIDKIIELNATNLARFKNDPRFNNVRQCGTIAALDLGSASNGYLAETGQFLRRFCRGRGVLLRPLGNVVYLMPPYCSSADDLSATYDAIDEAASLCATVTT; via the coding sequence GTGACCCACTCCCCGACTTGGTATCCGTTTACCCAACATGCTCTTGATCTGCCTTTTAAGACGATCAAGACAACGGAAGGTGCTTATCTCTTCGATGAAGATGGAAATCGCATCTTCGACGCTATTTCTTCTTGGTGGGTTACAACTCACGGGCATCGTCACCCTCGTATCATGGCCGCAATCCGGCATGCATGCGAAAACATTGATCAAATCATCTTTTCAGAATTCACGCATGCGCCAGCAGAAAACCTTGCTAAGAAGCTATTGGCATTTGCACCGAGTGGACTTGGAAAAGTCTTCTATTCCGACAGCGGTTCCACGGCTGTTGAGGTTGCTATAAAGATGGCACTTGGGGCCTTCTATAACCGTGGCATTGCCCGCAATCGGATCGTGGTCATGGAGCATAGCTACCACGGCGACACAATCGGCACGATGTCAGTGGGGGAGCGTGGTGTCTTCAACGCTCCTTTCACACCGCTTCTGTTCAACGTTGACCGTATCCCCTTCCCCCAGATTGGTTCTGCGGAAAAATGCATCGATGCCTTTGAGGCGTGTTGCCGTCGCGGCAATGTCGCAGCGCTTCTTGTTGAGCCGCTTGTGCTTGGCGCAGGTGGAATGAAATTCTATTCCGCATCCGTGCTAAGTGAACTAAAGAATGTCGCAAACCGTTACGGTTGTCTGTTTATTGCTGATGAAGTCATGACCGGCTGGGGGCGTACGGGAACGCCTTTCGCATGTTGCCAAGCTGGTATAACCCCCGATATACTATGCACGTCGAAAGGTCTCACGGGAGGCTCACTCCCGCTAGCAGCAACTCTTTGTACCGAAGAAATTTTCAGCGCACATTTTTCGTCTGACCGCCGAAAAACCTTCTTCCATTCCAGTTCCTACACCGCAAATCCGATTGCTTGTGCCGCTGCACTGGCGAATTTAGATATATGGAGCGATGAGCCTGTCGCTGCTCGCATCGATAAGATCATCGAACTGAATGCTACAAATCTTGCGCGCTTTAAGAATGATCCAAGGTTTAACAATGTTCGACAATGCGGAACGATTGCAGCCCTTGATCTAGGTTCTGCTTCAAACGGATACTTGGCGGAAACTGGACAATTCCTTCGCAGGTTCTGTCGTGGGCGGGGAGTTTTGCTACGTCCGCTTGGAAATGTGGTTTACCTCATGCCACCCTACTGCTCCAGCGCAGATGATCTTTCAGCAACTTATGACGCGATCGATGAGGCTGCATCTCTTTGCGCGACGGTAACGACATAA
- a CDS encoding DMT family transporter — MLIYELAAFGAATCWAVTGLISAGPAGHLGAPTFNHVRQIFVTGLLLTYVVFTGTWRELNISNIGPLVLSGVIGIFFGDTVLFAALNRLGPRRSGILFAMNAPIAAVMGWLVLGETLALRSVLGIGLTIFGVCLAIFFGKRPNQKHPWEAVKGALWVGVSFGILAALGQAVGSIIVRPVMESGIDPFVGSLMRVGVAAACLSAFTRLPIASVKPRNPPTLPVLAMTALSGFVALAVGMTLLLYALSGGKTGIISTISATTPVIILPMLWLRTGERPAGGAWLGAAFVVAGLALIVYR, encoded by the coding sequence ATGCTGATTTACGAACTCGCCGCATTTGGTGCCGCGACCTGTTGGGCAGTGACCGGACTTATCTCCGCAGGACCAGCGGGGCATCTTGGTGCACCAACATTTAATCATGTACGCCAAATTTTTGTCACGGGTTTACTCCTCACTTACGTTGTCTTTACCGGAACTTGGCGCGAGTTGAATATTAGCAATATTGGCCCACTTGTGCTATCTGGCGTCATTGGAATTTTCTTTGGTGACACCGTTCTTTTTGCCGCCTTAAATCGCTTGGGACCTCGTCGTTCAGGTATTCTTTTCGCGATGAATGCGCCGATAGCAGCGGTCATGGGTTGGTTGGTTCTGGGCGAAACGCTCGCATTACGTTCGGTTCTAGGGATTGGATTGACAATTTTCGGTGTCTGTCTCGCAATTTTCTTTGGTAAAAGACCCAATCAAAAACACCCTTGGGAGGCAGTCAAAGGCGCATTATGGGTCGGCGTTTCATTTGGAATTCTTGCAGCACTTGGACAGGCCGTTGGTTCGATAATTGTCCGCCCCGTGATGGAGTCCGGAATTGATCCTTTCGTCGGCTCGCTGATGCGGGTCGGTGTCGCTGCAGCATGCCTTAGCGCGTTCACCCGTTTACCTATCGCTTCGGTCAAGCCCCGTAATCCTCCAACCTTACCCGTCCTCGCGATGACAGCACTGTCGGGGTTTGTGGCATTAGCTGTTGGTATGACACTACTCCTTTATGCACTTTCAGGCGGCAAAACAGGCATTATATCGACCATTTCAGCGACAACGCCGGTGATCATATTGCCAATGTTGTGGTTACGGACGGGCGAGCGTCCGGCTGGAGGTGCTTGGCTTGGCGCTGCGTTTGTAGTCGCAGGACTTGCCCTAATTGTTTACCGCTAG